Proteins co-encoded in one Centropristis striata isolate RG_2023a ecotype Rhode Island chromosome 24, C.striata_1.0, whole genome shotgun sequence genomic window:
- the si:dkeyp-80c12.8 gene encoding uncharacterized protein si:dkeyp-80c12.8, translating to MKVAVCAILLLILCQGEALKCNYCFSKESDLCTPTSIQTCSGGANACGAVILTGPVTSSFRQCMNLAVCQGFITTPGAFAICCTTDLCN from the exons atgaaggttgcagtgtgtGCCATTCTCCTGCTGATTCTATGTCAAg GGGAGGCACTGAAATGTAACTACTGCTTCTCAAAGGAGAGTGACCTCTGCACCCCCACCAGCATCCAGACCTGCTCAGGAGGAGCCAACGCCTGTGGTGCAGTCATTCTCACAGGCCCTGTGA CGTCTTCATTTCGTCAATGCATGAACTTGGCGGTGTGTCAGGGCTTCATCACAACACCGGGCGCGTTTGCAATATGCTGCACCACTGACCTCTGCAACTGA